CGCGGCGGTCGCGGCGCTGTTCCGGGCGGCCGGATTTGCCGAAATCGCCGTTCACAAGGACTTGGCCGGCCTTGACCGGGTGGTCTCGGCACACCAGATAGAAGCTACGACCGATAGGCGATAATCCTCGATTGCACTTTGTGCTGGCCAAAGGCGGCCGAAACGGATATTTTGATCGTGCTGTCAATGGTGCATCATGAGCGCCGCAGCGATCACACCCGATCAATTTGCGAAAATGCTGCTTGAAGCAGCGCTGTTCCGGCGAGCCGGGGCGACGCGAGGACGGGGCGGATTTTCCGTAAGGTCGCTGCCGAGAGCATTCGGTCTTCATGAAGCCAGTTAGGGCCCCGGACGGCATATTATTCAACCGTCGGAGCCACGGCCAGATCGGGCCTGTGACCCGGTCCGCCCCCAATGATGACGCTTAACTTTTAGAGTTAGACAAAGCGACCCGATGAGACCAAACCAGAACAAGAACCGGCAGCGTGGCCGGAACGGCGGACGCAAGCATGTCAATCCGCTATCGCGCAATTACGAAAGCAACGGCCCGGACGTGAAGGTGCGCGGCAATGCCGCCCATGTGGCCGAGAAATATCTGCAATTGGCCCGCGATGCCCAATCTTCGGGCGATTCGGTGATGGCCGAGAATTACTTGCAGCATGCCGAACATTATTTCCGCATCGTTTCCTCGGCCCAGCAGGCCCTGAACCCGCGTGAGGGCCAGGTCAGCGAAGAGGTCGATTTCGACGACGACGTGTCGGACGTCAATTCCCGCTTCTCCTCGCCGCAGCCGGCCCAGCCGGTTCAGCAGAGCAATGAGAATGAGGGCGAGACGGCCGAAGCGCCGGCTCCGCAGCCTGCCGAAGAGGGCGAGGCCGCGCCGGCCGATGGCGAGCAGACAGCGCGCAAGCCGCGCGAGCGCCGCCCCCGCCGCCGCCGCCCTGCCGGCGGTGAAGGCGCCGCCGATCCGGCCGAGGCCCCGCAGCCGGACACGCCGGAGCTTCCGGCCTTCCTGACCGGCAGCGCCGCCGAATAGGACATTCGGGGCGTTTCGTAATTGGACGGAACGCCCTCCCTGCCCGCGACAATCCCGCGCTCCGGCCGGTCAGAGGACCGCCGGGGCGATAGTGGCGTCTGCTGACCTCCCCATCTCCATGGCCGATCCCGGCCAGCCTGTCGCGCGCTTGTCGGCCAGCGCATCGAACACGCCTGCCCCTATGCCGGCGCCTTGCCTGACCGCGGCGTGGTAAACGGAGGCCCCCGCCTGCGCGGGGGTGACACCGGGGAAACGAAGCAATAGCGCGCGAAATGGACTGAGTGACCAAGCCCCGTCACCCTCGCT
This genomic stretch from Devosia sp. YIM 151766 harbors:
- a CDS encoding DUF4167 domain-containing protein, with product MRPNQNKNRQRGRNGGRKHVNPLSRNYESNGPDVKVRGNAAHVAEKYLQLARDAQSSGDSVMAENYLQHAEHYFRIVSSAQQALNPREGQVSEEVDFDDDVSDVNSRFSSPQPAQPVQQSNENEGETAEAPAPQPAEEGEAAPADGEQTARKPRERRPRRRRPAGGEGAADPAEAPQPDTPELPAFLTGSAAE